The Aerococcus loyolae genome contains the following window.
GCGGCGATGACGCCGATGCCACTGATGGCTTGGATATCTATGCCACCGTGACCCGCCGCCAGGATAATCAGATCACCCTGGATGGTGGTCAAGGAGTGGGACGGGTGACCAAACCTGGCTTAAAAATTGAGCCTGGCAATGCTGCCATTAACCCCACGCCTAGAAAAATGATCCAGGAGGCTGCTCGTCAACTCTTGGGTCCTGACCAAGGGGTGGACATTCTTATCTCGGTACCTGGAGGGGAAGAGACCGCTAAGGCTACTCAAAACCCTCAACTCGGTATCCTGGGTGGGATATCCATCCTAGGTACTTCGGGCATCGTTCGCCCGATGTCGGAAGACACCTGGAAAGAATCGATCACCCTAGAAATGCAACAAAAGAAAGCGCTAGGACTAGATAAGTTAATTTTAACGCCGGGAAATTATGGCAATGACTTTATCGCTGAACATACCCACTTGAATCCTGATTATATTGTTCAAATGAGTAATTTTGTGGGCTATGTCCTATTAGAAGCCATGCGGATCGGTTTTACCGATATCTTACTGGTGGGCCACTTGGGCAAGTTTATTAAAATTGCGGGAGGAATTTTTTCCACCCATTCCAAGGATGCCGATGCCAGAAACGAAATCATGCTGGCTAACTTGGCTCTACTGGGAGCGCCCCTCGACTTATTGCAGGAGGTCAATGAGGCCATCACCACCGAAGCCCAAGCTGAACTTATCTTAGCAGCGGGTTATGGCCAAGTTTACCAAGTCATTGTGGATAAAATTAAGGCCAGGGTCTTAAAGCTCTTTAAGTTCCGGGCTCCAGATATCCATGTGGAGGCCATTACTTTCCTGAGTGACCATGATGTAACCGTGATGACTAAACCATTGAAGGAATTGGAGGCGATTTGGGGATGATTCATGTTATTGGTATTGGCCCAGGGCAGACTGATTACCTGGTCAACCATGCTGTTGACTTATTAGCGCACTTGTCCCATGTTTACGGAAGCCAGCGGCAGTTGGATTCCTTAGCCGACTATATTAAGGGTCAGACCCATCGACTAGGCAAGTTGGGAGAACTTTTACCCCGCTTAAAGGCTCACCTAGATAAGGGTGAAGATGTAGCGGTTCTCGCTTCGGGGGATCCCATGCTTTATGGGATTGGTAACTATCTTTACCGTAATTTACCCCAGCAAGCCATCCGTATCCATCCTGGCATTTCCTCCCTCCAGTATATTTTTTCCCGAACAGGTATGGCCATGAATGATGTCTACTTAACTTCGAGTCATGGGCGTGAGCCTAATATCGCTTGGATCAGTCAATTTCCTAAGGTAGCCATGGTGACCGATGACAAGTGGGGGCCTTATCAAATTGCCCAAGCTCTCTTAAAGGGGAGCGAGGGGGAAGAACTTACTAATTGCCAGATGGTTATTGGTGAGAACTTATCTTATGACAATGAGCGGATCGAGAAACGGCCTTTGAGCCAAGTGGAAGACCGCGACTATGCGATGAATGTGGTGGTGATTTTAAATGAAAGATAGTTGTTTTATCCGGGGCAAAGTCCCCATGACCAAGGCTCCCATCCGGGCGGTTGCTTTAGACCTCTTAGAATTACACCAAGCCCAACGCTTTTTGGATATTGGCGCTGGGACCGGGAGTGTTTCCCTACAAGCTGCCCAAGAATATCCTGATTTAGCTGTTTATGCTATCGAGCATAAAGAAGCGGCAGTGGACTTAATCAAAGAAAACCGGGCCCACTTTGGCCTAAAAAATTATCAGGTCTTTTTAGCGGAAGCACCCATGAGGGAAGACTTGGGCCATTTTGATGCAATTTTTATTGGAGGCAGTGGGGGCAAGCTACTAGAAATTATTGATTGGGCCTATGATCTCTTGAATTCGGGGGGACGTTTGGTATTGACTTTCATCCTGATGGAAAATGCCCATAAGGCCATTACTTACCTTGAAGCGGGCCCTTGGCAAGACCTTGAAGTGCAAACCCTGCAAGCAGCCACCCGAAAAACTATGGGACCAGGGCACTACTTTAAGCCCTTTAACCCCACCACTATTATCTCCTGTAAGAAGTAAATAAGCGCGAATGAAAGAGAAAGGTTGTTAATTATGGCTAAAGTAACTTTTGTGGGAGCAGGTCCCGGCGATGTGGAGCTCATTACCCTAAAGGGCTATAAGGCATTAGCCCAAGCCGACCGGGTCATTTATGCCGGCTCGCTCATCAACAAGGACCTGCTCGACTATTGTAAGAGTGGAGCAGAAACCTATGACAGTGCTAAGTTAGACCTCAATGAAATCCTAGCCCTGATTGAAGAAGCCATTGGCCAAGATAAAGAAGTGGTCCGTTTGCATACGGGAGATGCTTCCCTATACGGTTCGATCCGGGAGCAAATTGAAGAATTAAAGAAACGGGGAATTGACTTTGCCGTTATTCCCGGAGTTTCTTCCTTCCTAGGGGCAGCGGCAGCGATTGGTACTGAATATACCGTTCCCGAGGTCAGTCAAAGTCTGATCATTACTCGGATGGCGGGGCGGACCCCAGTGCCTGAAAAAGAAAATTTACGGTCCTTAGCCAGTCACCAAACTTCTATGGCCATCTTCCTCTCAGTCCAAAATATCCAGGGCGTGGTGGAAGAATTGTTGGCGGGTGGTTATACCAAAGATACCCCAGCTGCAGTGATTTATAAGGCCACCTGGCCCGAAGAAAAACAAGTGGTGGGCACCCTAGCTGACATTGCTGAAAAAACTCAGGCTGCGGGGATAAAGCTTACTGCTTTGATTTTAGTGGGGGAATTCTTAGGGGAAGAATTCTATTATTCCAAGCTCTACGATACGGACTTTAGCCATGGCTTTAGAAACTAAGGTTGATGCCCGCTTTTTAGAACGGATGCAGCGTGGGGAAGAAAATAAGCGGGTAGCTATAGTTACTATTACCCAAAAGGCCAGAGCTTTGGGACGAAAGATTAAAGCCAAGTGCTTTCCCCAATCCAGGCTGTATGTAAGGACGACTGACCAAGCGCCCTTAGATCCCTCTTACCATGAATATAGCCAAAG
Protein-coding sequences here:
- the cbiD gene encoding cobalt-precorrin-5B (C(1))-methyltransferase CbiD; amino-acid sequence: MKETGYLSYNGKRLRMGYTTGTCATAATMAAVEMLLTQKPVHQVQVKTPAGVDLVLEIDHCQLSPDQASCSVVKDGGDDADATDGLDIYATVTRRQDNQITLDGGQGVGRVTKPGLKIEPGNAAINPTPRKMIQEAARQLLGPDQGVDILISVPGGEETAKATQNPQLGILGGISILGTSGIVRPMSEDTWKESITLEMQQKKALGLDKLILTPGNYGNDFIAEHTHLNPDYIVQMSNFVGYVLLEAMRIGFTDILLVGHLGKFIKIAGGIFSTHSKDADARNEIMLANLALLGAPLDLLQEVNEAITTEAQAELILAAGYGQVYQVIVDKIKARVLKLFKFRAPDIHVEAITFLSDHDVTVMTKPLKELEAIWG
- the cbiE gene encoding precorrin-6y C5,15-methyltransferase (decarboxylating) subunit CbiE — its product is MIHVIGIGPGQTDYLVNHAVDLLAHLSHVYGSQRQLDSLADYIKGQTHRLGKLGELLPRLKAHLDKGEDVAVLASGDPMLYGIGNYLYRNLPQQAIRIHPGISSLQYIFSRTGMAMNDVYLTSSHGREPNIAWISQFPKVAMVTDDKWGPYQIAQALLKGSEGEELTNCQMVIGENLSYDNERIEKRPLSQVEDRDYAMNVVVILNER
- a CDS encoding decarboxylating cobalt-precorrin-6B (C(15))-methyltransferase, which encodes MKDSCFIRGKVPMTKAPIRAVALDLLELHQAQRFLDIGAGTGSVSLQAAQEYPDLAVYAIEHKEAAVDLIKENRAHFGLKNYQVFLAEAPMREDLGHFDAIFIGGSGGKLLEIIDWAYDLLNSGGRLVLTFILMENAHKAITYLEAGPWQDLEVQTLQAATRKTMGPGHYFKPFNPTTIISCKK
- a CDS encoding cobalt-precorrin-4 methyltransferase, with amino-acid sequence MAKVTFVGAGPGDVELITLKGYKALAQADRVIYAGSLINKDLLDYCKSGAETYDSAKLDLNEILALIEEAIGQDKEVVRLHTGDASLYGSIREQIEELKKRGIDFAVIPGVSSFLGAAAAIGTEYTVPEVSQSLIITRMAGRTPVPEKENLRSLASHQTSMAIFLSVQNIQGVVEELLAGGYTKDTPAAVIYKATWPEEKQVVGTLADIAEKTQAAGIKLTALILVGEFLGEEFYYSKLYDTDFSHGFRN